The following DNA comes from Oscillospiraceae bacterium.
GCAGAAGCGGATTTTCTTTTATTTCAGCAATAAGAGAATCAATGGAAACCAGGGTTCCGCCGGAAAAATCGTGCGTCTGCGGATTTTGGCAGCCGGGGCAGTCATGCGGGCAGCCCTGTACAAAAACAGTGTAACGAATGCCGCGCCCGTCTACGATAGATTCCGGTTCGGTGCCGGCAAGGCGCAGCTCAGTGCAGGCCATGCTTGACACGATCCCGTTCTTCAGCGCGCTTTGCGTCATTCCAGCGATCCATTGTACCGACCAAGTAGCCGGTGATGCGGCGGATACGGTCAAAGTGAACACCTTCGCCAACGGTGTTGTTTTCTTTATCTACGGTCAACTGCTGTACCATAAAAAACACTCCTTTTGCTTATCTTAAGGTTTATCCTCTATTTTTGAAAATAAACGACCCTGCAGAATTACCGTCCATCACAGCCGCAGCCGTCGACAACCGGTACATTCGGGTACTTTTTGCGCAGTTCATTTAGGCGCTCAATGCTTACCGGCTCACCCTCGCGGCGGCCGCAGCGAGGACAAACGTTGTCGATTACGCCATTGTAGCCGCACACTGGGTCGCGGTCTACCGGGTGGTTGACACTGCCGTAGCCGATACCGGATTCTTTCATGCAGCGAATGACTGCTTCAAAAGCATCCAGGTTTTTGCAGGTATCGCCGTCCAGCTCTACATAAGAGATATGGCCGGCGTTGGTCAGCGCGTGGTAAGGCGCCTCGATTTTAATCTTCTTAAAGGCACTAATGGGGTAATAAACCGGAACATGGAAAGAATTGGTGTAGTATTCGCGGTCTGTAACACCCGGCAGCACGCCGTACTTTACCTTATCAATCTTTACGAATTGGCCAGAAAGGCCCTCTGCCGGGGTTGCCAACAGGGTAAAGTTGAGGTGGCGCTTCTTACTTTCGTCGTCCATACGCTTGCGCATGTGGCCGATAATATCGAGGCCGAGTTTTTGGCTTGCTTCGCTTTCGCCGTGGTGTTTGCCAGTCAAGGCAACCAGTGTTTCGGCAAGACCGATAAAGCCGACCGACAGAGTGCCGTTTTTCAGTACTTCGGCAACGCTGTCATCGGGGCCCAGCTTGTCGGAGTCGATCCACACACCCTGTCCCATCAGGAATGGATAGTTGTACACCTTTTTGCTGCACTGAATTTTAAAGCGGTGCAGCAGCTGCCGAATGCACAGGTCGATGCGATCATCTAAAATTTTATAGAAGCGGTCGATGTCGTGGTGCGCCTCAATGCCGACACGCGGCAGGTTAATGCTGGTAAAGCTCAGGTTGCCGCGCCCGCAGGTCACTTCTTTGTCGGGATTGTATACATTGCCCATCACACGCGTGCGGCAGCCCATATAGGCGACTTCACTGTTGTAGGTTCCATCGTAGTACTGCAGGTTGTACGGTGCGTCGATAAAGCTGAAATTCGGGAACAGACGCTTTGCACTGGTTTTCATGGCGAGTTTAAATAGGTCGTAGTTCGGGTCACCGGGGTTGTAATTTACGCCCTCTTTGACCTTGAAAATCTGTACCGGGAAAATCGGCGTTTCGCCGTCGCCAAGGCCGGCCTCTGTGGCCAAAAGCAGGTCGCGCATTACCATGCGGCCCTCCTGGCTGACGCAGGTGCCGTAGTTGATGCTGGAAAACGGAACCTGTGCGCCAGCGCGGGAATTCATGGTATTCAGATTGTGAATCAGCGCTTCCATTGCCTGGTAAGTTGCTTTGTCTGTTTGATTCCATGCGGTCTGTGCAGCAAAGCGGTGTGCAGCGTGGGCCTGCTCTTCGGTGATTTCCTGGTAGCCGTTTTCACGCTGATGTGTCGGCAGAATTTCTGCCAGCTTTTTGTCCAGTGCATCGCCGTTGTCCATGCGGATTTCGTCGGGATCCAACTGGTCATACAGATAGGCGGCAAGCGCCTCTGCATCGTGAACGCTCATGGAAAGCATGGACTCAAACCAAAGGGCAAGGCCTGTTCGGTACAGTTTGCGGTACGTTTTTGCGACGCCCGGCGCCATGGAATAGTCAAAGTTCGGAACTGCCTGGCCGCCGTGCATTTCGTTTTGGTTTGCCTGAATGGCAATACATGCCAGCGCCGCGTAAGAGCGGATGTCGTTTGGCTCGCGCAGGGTGCCGTGTCCGGTGCAGAAACCGCCGTGAAACAGCTTGAGCAGGTCGATTTGGCAGCAGGTCTCGGTTAGCATATAAAAGTCTTCGTCGTGAATGTGAATGTCGCCGTCAAGGTGGGCAGCGGCAATGTCTTTTGGTAGCACATAGTTGTTGATGAAGTACTTACTGCCCTCACTGCCGTATTTCAGCATGGTGCCCATAGAGGTATCGGCATCAATATTGGCGTTTTCGCGCTTCAGGTCAACATCCTTTGCATCGCAGAAAGTCAGCTCTTTATAAATATCCATCAGGTCACCCTCGGCCTGACGGATCTTATTGTGTTCTGCACGGTAAAGGATATAGGCTTTTGCAGTTTTTGCAAAGTCAGCAGCAATGAGCTGAGCCTCTACTTCGTCCTGCACCTGCTCTACAGCAGGTACTTTGCCAACAGGCAAAGCGGCAACTACTTTGTCGGTTATCGTGTCCAGCTGTCGGGCAGTTATGGTTTCTCCCGCAACGGACTGGTTTGCTTTTTCGATGGCACGGCTGATCTTTTTCCGGTCAAAAGGAACAAGGTCACCGTTTCGTTTGCGAATCTGCGTAAACACTAAGATCACTCACTTATCCGTAAGATTAAAAATTTCTGACCGGTTGGAAACAGAAGCATTGATAAATCAATGCTTCTGTTTTACTGGTCTGTGCTTAAAATAATAGCACGTTGCGCAGGGGTTGTCAATCAAAAAATACCCCATGTAGCTGAAAGGACTTTGCGTACAACTACATATTGTGTATCGAGTAAAAACAGTTTTCAAATTATCCACCGAATATTCCACAGCCTGGTTGAAGAAAGGCGGCCTTTTACAGGGAAATTTTTCTGTTTTCCACTTCTTTCAACCAGTTATCAACAGTAAAATGGTCATAAAAGAAGGTTATGTCATCTACTATCTGTAGTGTCCGCGGGTAAAAAATCTTCAGCCCAGCTGCAAAGCTGTGCAGCCGCCTTTAGGGCATCGGCAGAGTGGCTGGTCAGGCGGTACTCAACCCGTGGCGGAATCTGCGGAAACTGCCGGCGGGCGATGAGCCCGTCGGCACAAAGCTCCTTTAAACTTTGGCTGAGCATCATGTCGGTAATGCCGGTGACGCGGCCGCGAATCTCGCCGTAGCGCAGGCTTTCGCTGCCGGAAAGCGCCAACAGAATCCGTAGCTTCCATTTGCCGCCGATTGCCTGCAGCGCGCGGGTGAGCAGAGCGTCCTGTTTTGCGGCGTCGGCATGGTCGGTTTCAGTTGGTTTGTCGGGGGGCAGAGCGCGCAGGCGCTTTTTGCTTTTTTTCTCTTTGTTTTTTTCTTTTTTCATTGCGGGTCCCCTTTCAGGCGGCGGGCAGCTTCGGCGGCGGAGTATACGCAGCCACAGTAATTTTGGCGGTAAAGATGGTACTGATGTGAAAGCAGAATGCTGCGCTGAAAGCCGCCGCGCTTTTTAAAGTCATTTGGCAGCCAGGCGATGCCGGTAGTTTCTGCCAGCTCTGCGCCGATTTCGTTGAGCTTCTGCGCGTTTTTGTGCGGGCTGATGGAAAGTGTCGTGGCAAAATAATCGAATCCGCCGGCCTTGGCGGCCTTGGCGGCCTCTGACAGGCGCAGCCGGTAGCAGATAAAGCAGCGTTCGCCGCCCTCGGGCAGGTTTTCCAAGCCTTTTATAGCAGCGAAAAAGCGCTCAGGGTCATAGCGCCCCGGCAGAAACTGTACCGGCGTGGGCAGCGGCATTTCCCGGAGCAGGCGGCGGACTTCCGCCACGCGTTTATCGTATTCTTCCTGTGAAGAAATATTCGGATTGTAGTAAAATAGGGTAATTGCAAAGTAAGCGGAGAGGTACTCTAATACATAACTGCTGCAGGGTGCACAGCAGGCGTGCAGCAGCAGCCGCGGCTTTTTCCCCTGCGGCAGATTTTGCAGCACTTTGTCGAGCGCCAGTTGATAATTCTGTTTCTGCAATTTTTAAAACTCCTTTATCGTACAGTGAAGGCCGCGCTTGGTGCCTGCGCGGCCTTTGCAGCAAAAAGCAGTTTATTCTTTCTTTTCGGCTGTGGCAATGTGCAGCTCATCAAGCTGCTGCTGGTCCACAATATCCGGTGCGTGCGACATCAGGTCTGCAGAAGAAGAGACCTTTGGGAAAGCAACTGTGTCGCGCATGTCATCAATGCCCAAAAGGACCATGACCAGGCGCTCGAGGCCCCAGGCCATGCCGCCGTGCGGCGGTGCGCCGTATTTCAGGGCGTTGAGCAGAAAACCAAAGCGGCGCTCGGCTTCTTCTGGTGTAAAGCCGAGGGCTTCCAGCATGCGTTCCTGTAGTTTTGTATCATGAATACGAATGCTGCCGCCGCCGGCCTCATAGCCGTTGATGACCATATCATAGGCAATGGAGCGCACAGAACCGGGGTCGCTTTCCAGCCGGTCCAAATCCTCTGGATTCGGCATGGTAAAGGGGTGGTGCATTGCCATCCAGCGGCCCTCTTCTTTGCTGTACTCAAACATCGGGAAGTCAGTGATCCACAAAAGGCACGGATTGGATTTGTCAATGAGATTAAAGCGGCGTGCAAGCTCGCAGCGCAGGGCGCCTAATGCGGCATAGACAACGGTGTTGTCGTCGCTGGCCACTAAGAACAACACGTCGCCTGGCTGTGCGTCCATGGTTTCACGAATGGCCTTGGTCTCTTCTGGCGCAAGGAACTTTTCGTAGCTGCTGGTTTCTTTGTCGGCAAGACGGGTCCAGGCAAGGCCCTTTGCGCCGTAGCTCTTGATCCATTCGCCCAATTTGTCGATTTCTTTGCGGGAAAGGTCCTTTGCGTGGCCTTTCAGGTTGATGCCGCGTACAGAACCCGCAGGCAGAGCACCGGAAAATACGCGGAATGCCGTATTTTTCACGCAGCTGCTCACATCGTGCAGCTCCATGCCAAAGCGCAGGTCTGGCTTGTCCGAACCGAAGCGGTCCATCGCTTCCTGCCACTTCATGCGCGGCAGAGGCGTGGGAATGTCGATATTCAGCAGCTCTTTGTAGACTTTTTGAATAAAGCCCTCGCCAATGGCCATTACATCGTCCTGTTCGACAAAGCTCATTTCAAAGTCGATTTGGGTAAATTCGGGCTGGCGGTCGGCACGCAGATCTTCATCGCGGAAGCAGCGTGCAATCTGCATATAGCGGTCAAAACCGGAAATCATCAAAAGCTGCTTGTAGAGCTGAGGGCTCTGTGGCAGGGCAAAAAACTTACCGGGGAAAATACGGCTGGGCACCAGATAATCGCGTGCACCCTCTGGGGTGGATTTGATAAGGTCCGGGGTCTCAATTTCCAAAAATCCGTTGTCGTCAAAGTAATCGTGTGCGCACTTCGTAATGCGGTGGCGCGCCATCAGGATACGCTGCATGTCAGGGCGGCGCAGGTCCAAAAAGCGGTAGCGCAGGCGGGTTTCATTTGAAACGTTGGAGTTTTCCTCGATTGCAAAGGGCGGCGTTTCACTTTTGGAAAGAATGCGCAGTTCCCTGACAGCCAGCTCCACATCGCCGGTGGGCAGGTCAGGGTTTTTGCTGGTGCGTTCGCGCACCACGCCGGTTGCCGCCAGAACAAACTCGCTGCGGCAGGTAAAGGCCTTGTGAAAGACCTCTTTGTCGGTTTCTTCGTCAAACGCAAGCTGCATAATGCCAGAGCGGTCGCGCAGGTCAATAAAAATCAGCTGGCCCAGGTCGCGCTGACGCTGTACCCAGCCGCATAAAGTCAGTGTTTTTCCGGCATCGGAAAGCCGCGGCTCGCTGCAGTAACAGCTGCGCTTCAGCCCCGTCATAAATTCTGCCATAATGTGCCTCCAGTAAATAACATTTATATTAAGGACTTTTACTGCATGCAGTAAAAGAAAATATTGAATGGAACTTCTGCTGCCGAGCGGTTACCCTCGCCCGCATCCTTTTATCATGAAGTACTGCTGTTAAAAAGCCTGAATTAAAGAGGAGTACCGGTCCATAGCAGCAAAAGCTTTGGCAAAGTTTTCGTTAAGCGGCAGGTCGTTCTGCTCACCGGTCTCCATATTTTTAACAGAAACCTTTTGGTTGGTGAGTTCGTCGTCGCCAAGCACCATGCTGTAGCGTGCCCCGATTTTATTGGCGTACTTCATCTGTGCTTTCAGCCCGCGGCCCAGGTCATCAAAAGCGGCGGCAATGCCGGATGAGCGCAGTTCTGCAGCGAGTACAAGGCTCTTCTGCCGGGCAGCATCACCAATGCTTGCAATGTACAGGTCACACTTTTGAGCCTGCGGAAATTCAATTTTTTGTGCTTCCATCAAAAGCAGCAGGCGGTCAAGCCCCAGGCCGAAGCCGAGCGCCGGCATAGCGGGACCGCCCAGTTCCTCTACTAAACCGTCATAGCGCCCGCCGCCGCATACGGTGCCCTGGCTGCCGAGGTCGTTGGTTGTAAATTCAAAAACGGTACGGGTATAGTAATCCAACCCACGCACAATGCGGTCGTTGATTTGATAGGAAATGCCCAGGGCAGTCAGCGCTGCTTTCACTTTTTCAAAGTGTGCTTTGCAGTCCTCACAGAGATAGTCGAGAATTGAGGGCGCATTTTCGCCGATTTTATGGCAGATTTCCGACTTGCAGTCTAAAATGCGCATGGGGTTGCGGTCAAGCCGGGAAAGGCAGGTTTCGCACAGCTGGTCTTTATATTGGCCAAAGTAGTCCTGCAGGGCTTTGGTATAAGCCGCGCGGCAGGTCGGGCAGCCGATAGAGTTGAGTTCAAGTGCCAGGTCTTTTACGCCCAGGCGTTTAAAAATAGAGTCTGCAATCGAGATGACTTCGGCGTCGGCCAGCGGGTCGGCAGAGCCGTACATTTCCACACCGAACTGGTGAAATTCACGCAGACGGCCTTTCTGTGCCTTTTCATAGCGGTAACAGGAAGTTTCATACCACAGTTTCTGCGGCAGAGCAGCGGCATAAAGGCCGTGCTCAAGCAGGGCGCGGGTCGCGCCGGCAGTGCCTTCTGGCCGCAGCGTAATGGAACGGTCACCTCTGTCGCGGAAGGTATACATTTCTTTTTGCACAACGTCGGTGGTGTCGCCTACACCGCGCTGAAACAGTTCCGTATGTTCAAAAACCGGTGTGCGCACTTCCGCAAAGCCGTGCAGAGCGGCTTCTTCGCGCAGTACCTGCTCAACAGTCTGCCACTTTTCGCTTTGCCCGGGCAAAATATCTTGTGTGCCGCGGGGCGCTTGTGTAATCAGTTCCATGAAAATTCCCTCCTGTATTCTGACCTGCTCATTATAACATATTAAAATAGCAAAGGAAAGGGCAAAGTACCCCTGCCGCAAAGACGCCGCGGGCGGCCATCTGAAGACGTATGCCTGTCATAAAGTGCAGTTTTCACGCTCCGTTCAGCTCTTTCCCGACTGCTTATTTTTACACTTCTTTGATTTCACAAGGTGCGCCGCCGGGCCTTTCGACATAAAAAGCAACAAAAAAATTTTGCACGATGTAATTTCGTTATTGACAAATTAAAAGGGAATAGTATACCTTGGACAATAAAAAATAACGGAATTTTAAACAAAAAGAAAAGCTTTACACGATTTCGCGTACAAAGTAAGATTAAAATCCAATGCAAGGACAATCAATGCAGTTTGTGGCAAATCGCACCAACAAGAATCCCCTAAAGCACGGCAGCCAGGAATATTTGTATGTGAACTGCTTGTCCTTTTTATCGGCTGAAAAAGCGCAGGCGGTTTGACATAGGTACTTAAAATTCAACTTCTGAAAAGATAAGTAAAATGACAAGAGACCAAAAAATTCTTGCCGCAGCCGCATCTTTTGCAATTATGGCTGCGTGCGCTGTTCCTGCTTTTGCAGGGAGTGATGGCTGGACTGATTGTGGATTGCCAATGTACCGCAATGGATCTACATTAGCCGTTGCACCGGTCTGGAGTGGTTATCCTGCCGTTTCAACTTCCAGAGGCGTTGAGCCGGCGATAATGTGGCAAGCCACACATTTCTAAACGTTTACACGGAAAAAGTATTGACCTTCGGCCTGCGGAAGTGGCGGAAAAAATTTGATTTGAACATTGGGAGTCAGACACTGCAATTGGCCAAAAAAGAAGGGCGGACCGGTGACGTTCACGATTGTGGAACGCCTGACCGGCGGGGTACTATCTTACCATTCGTATTCAGGAGAAAACGACACAGGGCGTTGCGGATGTCATGCGGCAGCTGCACCATGAATTATGCAGTCAGTTTTCCAAAGCTTTTCGCACGATGACTACCAATAATGGTAGCGAGTTCGCCGCTTTATGCCCAAAGGAATATCTACGAACAACTACACTGATGAACAGGTCCTCATATTCTCTGATGGAATCAATGCGATGCCCAGAAAGCGGCTGAACTTATATACTCCTGAGAAATTGTTTGAAGAACACCTTGACCTAATTTACAAACTTAAAATTTGGGATACTTTATTCTGACGCAGTGTTCAATTCGTTATTATGATTTTATAATTTTCGAAAGATATTGCGGAAACCGAAAATGCCTAATTGTTTACGCATGGAAGTGTTTTGCAGAGAGATTCGTTTATTTGCCGCATTCATAAAGGAAAGGTGCGGGTCCTGAAAAGAATATAAAAAGCCGCACAGCGATAAAAGCTGTGCGGCTTTTTGATTGTAGAGGGAAATAGAAAGGAAACTTAACCTTTTGGATTTAAAATATTGCGCCAGTCAAGGTCGCCGCGCTCCAGTCCGTGAATCAGGACTTCAGCGGTGGCAATGTTGGTGGCAACCGGGATATTGTGCATGTCGCACAGGCGCAGCATATTCATATCGTTTGGTTCGCTCGGTTTTGCCGTCAGCGGGTCACGGAAAAAGAGCAGCAAATCCACTTCATTGCACGCAATGCGCGCGGCGATTTGCTGGTCGCCGCCCTGGCTGCCGCTCAAGAATTTCTGAATTGGAAGGCCGGTCGCTTCGCTGACCAGCTTGCCGGTCGTCCCTGTCGCGCACAGATCATGCCGGCTGAGTACACCGCAGTATGCGATACAAAACTGTACCATCAATTCTTTTTTTGCGTCATGCGCAATCAATGCAATGTTCATGGAACCAAAGGCCTCCTTCAAAGGCACCCCTGCATGTGCAGAGGGGAGATATATGTAAGGTAAAATCACGAAGAACAAATCAGTCTAAAGCTTTTGCAGCGAGGGCAGCGGTACATCGCGGCCCTCCAGGCGCAGCGCAAGCCGGGCAAATGCCATAGCGGCCGGGCTGTTTTTAGGCGGCAGTTCTTTGGCTGCGGTTGCCTGCAGGGCGGGGTCCTCGGGAATAACGGCGATCAGCTGAATACCAGTCGCATCAATGACGGCGTCCAAATCACTGAAAAAGTGGGCACGGCGGAAACACTCCGGCGAAAAGCGGTTGATTACCAGGCGCTGTTCACGAATCCCCTGCTCTAACAGCTGACCACGCACCTTTGCTGCTGCTGCTGCGCTGACTCCGTCCGGTGTAGAGACAACAACCGCGCGGTCAGCTGCAGCGCACGCGCTGCGAAAACCAGCGCCTACGCCGGCGGGGCAGTCGATGAGGATATGGTCATAGTGGCGCGCGAGCGCTGGAACCAGCTGACGCATGACGCCCGTACTGACAAGATCCTCTTCATGGAGCGGGGCAGGAATTAGGAATAGACCGGGCATAAAGGGACTTTGGTAAATGGCCTTTGCCGGTGAGGTGGTGCCGGCGACAACATCAGAAAGGTCAAAGACGCGCCGTTGTGAAACGCCCAGCAGCATGTCCAGGCAGCCCAATCCCGCATCACAATCCAGCAGCAAAACCCGTCTGCCGCGTGCAGCGAGGGCAAGGCCCATATGCGCGGTTGTGGTGGATTTGCCAACCCCGCCTTTTCCAGATGTAATTACCGTTACTGCTCCCATACTAACAACCTCATGATAATACTAGCACATTAAACCGATATAGTCAAAGATTTTATCTTTCGTTTTCATTTCTTTGTGAAATGTACCCAAAAAACAGGCCTTAAATTTTATAAAGCAACTTGCACAAAAACAATTAACATACTTATGCACTATTGCGACGCTGAAGAACTTGATGAGGACTGGTTTACTTTGAAGTAGGCATCGTAAATAGCCTTTGCCACGTTTTGGCTGTACTTACCTTTTTCGCCGTGCTCAATCACCACTGCAATTGCAATCTGTGGGTTATCGTAAGGCGCAAAAGTAATGAATGTCGTGTTGGAGGCGCGACTGGTTTCTGCGGTACCGGTTTTTGCAGCCACCGCAATGGGGTAACTGGCAAAGGTACCAGAGGCAGTGCCACTGGTGCACACTTTGCGCATACCGGCTTTTACAATATCCAGATTTTCTTTGGAAAGAAAACTGTAAGAGCTGTTGTCGGTGTACGTTTCAGGTGTTACAGTGGAAATAACTTTCTTGCGGCTGTAGTCGGTCACGTGGTCTACCAGATGCTCTTGCTTGCGGGTGCCGTTGTTTGCGATTGTAGCTACATAAGAGGCCAGCTGTGCCGGCGTAAAGGCGTTATCGCTCTGTCCGATAGCGGCCTGAATGGTATCTGTTTCGTACCAAGTGCCGCCGCTGGCTTTCTTCTCACCGGGGCCGGCAAGGGTGCCGGTGCTTTCTGCTATTTCCACGCCGGTTTTTTCACCAAGACCGAGCTTTTTGCAGTAGACGTTCATGTTTGCAATTTTTGTATGATAGCCGGTCTCAAAGAAGAAAATGTTG
Coding sequences within:
- a CDS encoding anaerobic ribonucleoside triphosphate reductase, with the translated sequence MFTQIRKRNGDLVPFDRKKISRAIEKANQSVAGETITARQLDTITDKVVAALPVGKVPAVEQVQDEVEAQLIAADFAKTAKAYILYRAEHNKIRQAEGDLMDIYKELTFCDAKDVDLKRENANIDADTSMGTMLKYGSEGSKYFINNYVLPKDIAAAHLDGDIHIHDEDFYMLTETCCQIDLLKLFHGGFCTGHGTLREPNDIRSYAALACIAIQANQNEMHGGQAVPNFDYSMAPGVAKTYRKLYRTGLALWFESMLSMSVHDAEALAAYLYDQLDPDEIRMDNGDALDKKLAEILPTHQRENGYQEITEEQAHAAHRFAAQTAWNQTDKATYQAMEALIHNLNTMNSRAGAQVPFSSINYGTCVSQEGRMVMRDLLLATEAGLGDGETPIFPVQIFKVKEGVNYNPGDPNYDLFKLAMKTSAKRLFPNFSFIDAPYNLQYYDGTYNSEVAYMGCRTRVMGNVYNPDKEVTCGRGNLSFTSINLPRVGIEAHHDIDRFYKILDDRIDLCIRQLLHRFKIQCSKKVYNYPFLMGQGVWIDSDKLGPDDSVAEVLKNGTLSVGFIGLAETLVALTGKHHGESEASQKLGLDIIGHMRKRMDDESKKRHLNFTLLATPAEGLSGQFVKIDKVKYGVLPGVTDREYYTNSFHVPVYYPISAFKKIKIEAPYHALTNAGHISYVELDGDTCKNLDAFEAVIRCMKESGIGYGSVNHPVDRDPVCGYNGVIDNVCPRCGRREGEPVSIERLNELRKKYPNVPVVDGCGCDGR
- a CDS encoding helix-turn-helix transcriptional regulator — encoded protein: MKKEKNKEKKSKKRLRALPPDKPTETDHADAAKQDALLTRALQAIGGKWKLRILLALSGSESLRYGEIRGRVTGITDMMLSQSLKELCADGLIARRQFPQIPPRVEYRLTSHSADALKAAAQLCSWAEDFLPADTTDSR
- a CDS encoding epoxyqueuosine reductase QueH codes for the protein MQKQNYQLALDKVLQNLPQGKKPRLLLHACCAPCSSYVLEYLSAYFAITLFYYNPNISSQEEYDKRVAEVRRLLREMPLPTPVQFLPGRYDPERFFAAIKGLENLPEGGERCFICYRLRLSEAAKAAKAGGFDYFATTLSISPHKNAQKLNEIGAELAETTGIAWLPNDFKKRGGFQRSILLSHQYHLYRQNYCGCVYSAAEAARRLKGDPQ
- the aspS gene encoding aspartate--tRNA ligase — translated: MAEFMTGLKRSCYCSEPRLSDAGKTLTLCGWVQRQRDLGQLIFIDLRDRSGIMQLAFDEETDKEVFHKAFTCRSEFVLAATGVVRERTSKNPDLPTGDVELAVRELRILSKSETPPFAIEENSNVSNETRLRYRFLDLRRPDMQRILMARHRITKCAHDYFDDNGFLEIETPDLIKSTPEGARDYLVPSRIFPGKFFALPQSPQLYKQLLMISGFDRYMQIARCFRDEDLRADRQPEFTQIDFEMSFVEQDDVMAIGEGFIQKVYKELLNIDIPTPLPRMKWQEAMDRFGSDKPDLRFGMELHDVSSCVKNTAFRVFSGALPAGSVRGINLKGHAKDLSRKEIDKLGEWIKSYGAKGLAWTRLADKETSSYEKFLAPEETKAIRETMDAQPGDVLFLVASDDNTVVYAALGALRCELARRFNLIDKSNPCLLWITDFPMFEYSKEEGRWMAMHHPFTMPNPEDLDRLESDPGSVRSIAYDMVINGYEAGGGSIRIHDTKLQERMLEALGFTPEEAERRFGFLLNALKYGAPPHGGMAWGLERLVMVLLGIDDMRDTVAFPKVSSSADLMSHAPDIVDQQQLDELHIATAEKKE
- the hisS gene encoding histidine--tRNA ligase, whose translation is MELITQAPRGTQDILPGQSEKWQTVEQVLREEAALHGFAEVRTPVFEHTELFQRGVGDTTDVVQKEMYTFRDRGDRSITLRPEGTAGATRALLEHGLYAAALPQKLWYETSCYRYEKAQKGRLREFHQFGVEMYGSADPLADAEVISIADSIFKRLGVKDLALELNSIGCPTCRAAYTKALQDYFGQYKDQLCETCLSRLDRNPMRILDCKSEICHKIGENAPSILDYLCEDCKAHFEKVKAALTALGISYQINDRIVRGLDYYTRTVFEFTTNDLGSQGTVCGGGRYDGLVEELGGPAMPALGFGLGLDRLLLLMEAQKIEFPQAQKCDLYIASIGDAARQKSLVLAAELRSSGIAAAFDDLGRGLKAQMKYANKIGARYSMVLGDDELTNQKVSVKNMETGEQNDLPLNENFAKAFAAMDRYSSLIQAF
- the mgsA gene encoding methylglyoxal synthase, translated to MNIALIAHDAKKELMVQFCIAYCGVLSRHDLCATGTTGKLVSEATGLPIQKFLSGSQGGDQQIAARIACNEVDLLLFFRDPLTAKPSEPNDMNMLRLCDMHNIPVATNIATAEVLIHGLERGDLDWRNILNPKG
- a CDS encoding P-loop NTPase, with product MGAVTVITSGKGGVGKSTTTAHMGLALAARGRRVLLLDCDAGLGCLDMLLGVSQRRVFDLSDVVAGTTSPAKAIYQSPFMPGLFLIPAPLHEEDLVSTGVMRQLVPALARHYDHILIDCPAGVGAGFRSACAAADRAVVVSTPDGVSAAAAAKVRGQLLEQGIREQRLVINRFSPECFRRAHFFSDLDAVIDATGIQLIAVIPEDPALQATAAKELPPKNSPAAMAFARLALRLEGRDVPLPSLQKL